Genomic DNA from Desulfobulbaceae bacterium:
TCCTGCACAGCCGCCTTGCATCTTGCCTTGCTGGCCCTAGATATCGGTCCGGGCGACGAGGTGATCACCACACCCATGACCTTCATCGCCACGGCCACGGCCATTCTGCATACCGGTGCCAAGCCGGTGTTCGTCGATGTGGAGCAGGATACGGGGCTTATGGATCCGGAGGCGGTTGTTGCCGCGATTACTCCCGCGACCAAGGCCATCCTGCCGGTGCATCTCTACGGCCATCCCTGCGATATGCCTGCCATCCTGAAACTGGCCTCGGCCTACAACCTGATAGTAATCGAGGATGCTTGCCAGGCTCACGGGGCCGCCATAGATGGTCGGAGAGTGGGCAGTTTTGGCACCGGCTGCTTCTCCTTCTACCCCACCAAGAACATGACCACGGGCGA
This window encodes:
- a CDS encoding DegT/DnrJ/EryC1/StrS aminotransferase family protein, which codes for MSNESITNVEFYRHALGEEEQQGVLECLKGLFLTTGVQVAQFESGFSKYLGLPHSVGLNSCTAALHLALLALDIGPGDEVITTPMTFIATATAILHTGAKPVFVDVEQDTGLMDPEAVVAAITPATKAILPVHLYGHPCDMPAILKLASAYNLIVIEDACQAHGAAIDGRRVGSFGTGCFSFYPTKNMTTG